The genomic segment GGTGGTGTTGTTAACGCAGTAACAAAGCGCGGTTCAAATAACTGGGAGTTTGGCGGCAATATTCGATACCGCCCTGATGCACTTAGATCTGACTCTCCGAACAGCTACGACATGAACGGTGACATCTACAACTATAATGCTGAAGACTACTATGACAATGTTGAAGGTAATGTATATGCATCCGGCCCAATTATTCAAGATAAGCTGTTTTTCTATGCGATGTACCAACCTCGTTCAGAGAAAGAAGAATACGTAGCAGACAGAGGAACAACCTTTTCTTCAGTTAAATCAGATAACCCATTCTGGGGGCTAAAACTTGATTGGAATATTGCCGAAAACCACACGCTTGAATTTACAGGTTTCTCGGATGAGTCTGACGATGAATCAAGTAACCATTTATATGACTACGAAAACAAAAAAGTCGGCGATCAGACGTCTGTTAGCATCGACAAATCTGGTGGTGATAACTATGTATTTGCTTATACAGGGCAATTAACCGACTCGTTTAGTGCGAGATTACTTTATGGTGTCAATGAATATAACCTAACATCTTCAAGCAACATCGCCGAAGACTGTAACCTTATTTATGACCGCAGGGCATCTGCCCCTAAAGTATCACGTGGCTGTGCTTCTGCCGCCGACTATTTCCAAGAAGAAGGCAGTGACAAGCGTGAAGAGTTCCGTGCAGATTTTGAATGGTTTGTTTCGGACAATCACGTCATTAACTTCGGTTACGATCAAGAAATCAATACCTCAAACAGTAATCAATACTACTCAGGACCAGATGGAGTGTATTGGTTCTATTACGACACGGCACCAGGAACAGAACTTCCAAACGGCGGCATAGTACCTGATGGCGTAACCGAATATGCTCGTTCAAGGGAGCGAACTGTCGGTGGTGACTTCGAAGTAAATTCATCAGCACTATATATTGAAGATACTTGGACAGTTACCGATGATATTACCCTCTCACTCGGTCTTCGCTGGGATTCATTCAACAATAAAAACTCTGAAGGTGAGAGTTTTGTGAAAATTGATGACATGTTTGCGCCACGCTTAGGCGCTTCTTGGGATATCAACGGTGATGGTGAATCAAAATTATTTGCTAACGTCGGTCGCTACTTCTTACCCGTAGCCAGTAATACTAACGTTCGTTTAGCGGGTAACGAATATGATGTTCGTAAATATTACGTGCTAGAAGGCACCACTGACCAAGAAATAAATGGTATTCAAGTCCCTACTCCGAATTTAGGAGCACAAATCGGTGATGACGAATACTTAGCTGACGGCACCGTTCCTGATACAGCGGGTATTGTTGATCAAGATCTAGACCCTATGTATCAAGATGAAATTATTATTGGCTATCAAGCCATGCTAAACGAAGACTGGTCATGGGGCATAAAAGGGACGCAACGTAAGCTAAATGGTGCTATCGATGATATGACTATCAGTCATTGGACAGAAGCTAAATACGGTTGTTCACACCCAGGTGGGGGCGGATATGTATTAGGCAACCCTGGCGAAGATATGACTGTTGCAGTTGATTCTGATTGTGATGCTGAGCACACCCTAGACAAAACGGTCACAATACCTGGTTCCGAGCTAGGCTATCCTGAGGCAGAAAGAACTTACAACGCTGTCGACTTGACCTTAAATCGTGCGTGGACTGACGATTGGAGTATGAGTGCGACTTATACTTGGTCACAAAGTTATGGCAATACTGAAGGCTTAGTTAAATCAGATAATGCGCAGGATGATGCGGGTTTAACACAAGACTTCGACTTTCCTGAGCTAATGGATGGGGCTGATGGTTACTTGCCAAATGACCGTCGTCATATGTTTAAAATATATGGTGCATATGCCATTACCGACGACTTTACCGTGGGCGCAAACTTTACTGTTGAGTCTGGTCGTCCATTGAATAAGTTTGGTGTTGGGCATCCAAACGGACAACCAACATATGGTGATACTTACTACACGTTAAACTCTGATGGTACTTCGTATGACTTTAATCCTAGAGGAAGCGATGGTCGTACCGACTGGGTTTACCGTTTAGACTTATCGGCGTCATATATGATTCAAGTGTCTGAGTTAGACGTTTTGCTAAAAGCGAATATTTATAACGTATTCGACTCGTCGGCAACAACTCGTCAAGTGGAAACCTATGAGCTAAATAGTCCAGGTACCATAGATACTGATTTTGGCACAATTACTGGTTATCAAACACCACGTTATGTTGAGTTCAGTGCAAGTGTGAAGTTCTAACCTTTAAAAATACACTTTCTTATTAAACTGCACGAGGAACTCCCCCTCGTGCTTTTTTATGCCTTTTTTGACATAAAAAAACACCGCCAATTGGCGGTGTTTTCTTTAAAGCAAATTGTTATTAGTCTTCTGAAACAACAGAAACTTTAACAACAGCTTTAACTTCAGTGTGAAGTTGAACTTCAACTTCGAAGTCACCTAAAGTGCGTAAAGCACCTAAAGGTAGACGTACTTCAGCTTTAGCAAGCTCAACACCAGCAGCAGTTACTGCATCAGCGATGTCACGAGTACCAACTGAACCGAATAGTTTACCTTCGTCACCAGCTTTAGAAGCGATAACAACAG from the Shewanella japonica genome contains:
- a CDS encoding TonB-dependent receptor, giving the protein MKNKTFKRSLIAMSISTLFTISTPVLAASNTDGSIQGSVTSETSQAVSGASIIIKNQDTGLTRTIQSDSNGKYRIPRLPIGAYTITISADGYADEVIENVNVAIGSNSNVEASLDPEGMERLKVTGSSRIASIDTTSSEATMVIGQVEIERLPLPKDITSVALLAPGTTRGDGRFGNFASFGGASVAENAFFINGLNVTNFRNGLGFSNVPFDFYEQFEVKTGGYGAEFGRSTGGVVNAVTKRGSNNWEFGGNIRYRPDALRSDSPNSYDMNGDIYNYNAEDYYDNVEGNVYASGPIIQDKLFFYAMYQPRSEKEEYVADRGTTFSSVKSDNPFWGLKLDWNIAENHTLEFTGFSDESDDESSNHLYDYENKKVGDQTSVSIDKSGGDNYVFAYTGQLTDSFSARLLYGVNEYNLTSSSNIAEDCNLIYDRRASAPKVSRGCASAADYFQEEGSDKREEFRADFEWFVSDNHVINFGYDQEINTSNSNQYYSGPDGVYWFYYDTAPGTELPNGGIVPDGVTEYARSRERTVGGDFEVNSSALYIEDTWTVTDDITLSLGLRWDSFNNKNSEGESFVKIDDMFAPRLGASWDINGDGESKLFANVGRYFLPVASNTNVRLAGNEYDVRKYYVLEGTTDQEINGIQVPTPNLGAQIGDDEYLADGTVPDTAGIVDQDLDPMYQDEIIIGYQAMLNEDWSWGIKGTQRKLNGAIDDMTISHWTEAKYGCSHPGGGGYVLGNPGEDMTVAVDSDCDAEHTLDKTVTIPGSELGYPEAERTYNAVDLTLNRAWTDDWSMSATYTWSQSYGNTEGLVKSDNAQDDAGLTQDFDFPELMDGADGYLPNDRRHMFKIYGAYAITDDFTVGANFTVESGRPLNKFGVGHPNGQPTYGDTYYTLNSDGTSYDFNPRGSDGRTDWVYRLDLSASYMIQVSELDVLLKANIYNVFDSSATTRQVETYELNSPGTIDTDFGTITGYQTPRYVEFSASVKF